One Bosea sp. 685 DNA segment encodes these proteins:
- a CDS encoding sugar ABC transporter permease: protein MPQPRWLPYLLIAPSVAFLAAFFLVPLGQTILLSFDGGQGLSLANYARMVGDLNFPTALRNTFALVIVVIPLQVALALVMGLMLQKMTRGRELVLWIWTIPLGVSDLAAGLVWLAILQDSGYLNTLLFQFGLISGPTAYLNSETPIALFFAVVLAEVWRATAIVLIILVAGIQLIPKEFGEAADIFGASPWTKFRKITLPLLKPSLQSALILRTVLAFEVFAVVYALGGRNFPIIVGEAYTWQNENQNYGVAAAYAVLVMAISLAATVIYLKALRVDPEAQA, encoded by the coding sequence ATGCCCCAGCCGCGCTGGCTGCCCTATCTGCTGATTGCGCCCTCGGTCGCCTTTCTCGCGGCCTTCTTCCTGGTGCCGCTCGGCCAGACCATCCTGCTCTCCTTCGATGGCGGGCAAGGGCTCTCGCTTGCCAACTACGCTCGCATGGTCGGCGATCTCAATTTCCCGACGGCGCTGCGCAACACCTTCGCGCTCGTCATTGTGGTGATCCCGCTGCAAGTGGCGCTGGCGCTGGTCATGGGCCTGATGCTGCAGAAGATGACGCGCGGACGCGAGCTCGTGCTCTGGATCTGGACGATCCCGCTCGGCGTCTCCGATCTCGCAGCCGGCCTCGTCTGGCTCGCGATCCTGCAGGATTCCGGCTATCTCAACACGCTGCTGTTCCAGTTCGGCCTGATCAGCGGGCCGACCGCCTATCTCAACAGTGAGACCCCCATCGCACTGTTCTTCGCCGTCGTGCTGGCGGAGGTCTGGCGCGCGACCGCCATCGTCCTGATCATCCTCGTTGCCGGCATCCAGCTCATTCCCAAGGAGTTCGGCGAGGCAGCCGACATCTTCGGCGCGAGCCCCTGGACCAAATTCCGCAAGATCACGCTGCCCTTGCTGAAGCCCAGCCTGCAATCGGCGCTGATCCTGCGGACCGTGCTGGCCTTCGAGGTCTTCGCGGTCGTCTATGCGCTCGGCGGGCGCAATTTCCCGATCATCGTCGGCGAAGCCTACACTTGGCAGAACGAGAACCAGAATTACGGCGTCGCCGCAGCCTATGCCGTGCTGGTGATGGCGATCTCGCTTGCAGCGACAGTGATCTACCTCAAGGCGCTGCGCGTCGATCCGGAGGCGCAAGCATGA
- a CDS encoding extracellular solute-binding protein: MTTLNQLAIAAMTAGAILAAPAAKAQDLVFLSTQLRPIDEAQKVREVLLKGAPKTTYVVEEPPQFAVRMKAEQAAGKRTISLMGALHGELQPLAPTASLDAIDDVAAKLSASGIPAGLMELGKLGTSTQQYIPWMQATYVLVVRKEALPFLPAGADVNALTYEQLAAWGKAIQDKTGQRRIGFPAGPKGLFARFIQGNLVPSYTGSMVTEFRSAAAEKGWTDFKALWATVNPNANNYNFMQEPLMAGEVWIAWDHIARVKDALTAEPDKYLVVPPPAGSQGRAYMPVVAGLAIAKDAPNRAQAAAVIEHLLKPATQIATAMEVGFFPVINAPLPADLPAGVKLLADGIAKTQGAKDAIVALLPVGLGDKGGEFNKVYFDTFQRIVLRGEPVRAVLDSQAETLRTLMTQTAAPCWAPDKPSQGACPVT; encoded by the coding sequence ATGACGACACTCAACCAGCTGGCGATCGCCGCCATGACGGCGGGCGCCATTCTCGCCGCGCCGGCGGCGAAGGCGCAGGATCTCGTTTTTTTGTCGACGCAGCTGCGCCCGATCGACGAGGCGCAGAAGGTGCGCGAGGTGCTGCTCAAGGGCGCACCGAAAACCACCTATGTCGTTGAAGAGCCGCCGCAATTCGCCGTGCGCATGAAGGCGGAGCAGGCCGCCGGCAAGCGCACGATCAGCCTGATGGGCGCTTTGCATGGCGAGCTGCAGCCCTTGGCGCCGACCGCCTCGCTGGACGCCATCGATGATGTCGCGGCCAAGCTCAGCGCGAGCGGCATACCCGCCGGTTTGATGGAGCTCGGCAAGCTCGGGACGTCCACCCAGCAATACATCCCCTGGATGCAGGCGACCTATGTCCTTGTCGTCCGGAAGGAGGCTTTGCCCTTCCTGCCAGCGGGCGCCGACGTCAACGCCTTGACCTATGAGCAGCTCGCAGCCTGGGGCAAGGCGATCCAGGACAAGACCGGGCAGCGCCGCATCGGCTTCCCGGCCGGCCCCAAAGGCCTGTTCGCCCGTTTCATCCAGGGCAATCTCGTGCCCTCCTATACCGGCTCGATGGTGACCGAGTTCCGCTCGGCTGCCGCCGAGAAGGGCTGGACCGACTTCAAGGCGCTCTGGGCAACGGTCAATCCCAACGCCAACAACTATAATTTCATGCAGGAACCATTGATGGCCGGCGAGGTCTGGATCGCCTGGGACCATATCGCCCGGGTCAAGGATGCACTGACCGCCGAGCCCGACAAATATCTCGTCGTTCCGCCGCCGGCCGGCAGCCAGGGCCGCGCCTATATGCCGGTCGTCGCCGGCCTCGCCATCGCCAAGGATGCGCCGAACCGGGCCCAGGCCGCGGCCGTGATCGAGCATCTGCTCAAGCCGGCGACGCAGATCGCCACCGCCATGGAGGTCGGCTTCTTCCCGGTCATCAACGCACCGCTTCCGGCCGATCTGCCTGCCGGCGTCAAGCTGCTGGCTGACGGCATCGCCAAGACGCAAGGCGCGAAGGACGCGATCGTCGCCCTGCTGCCGGTCGGGCTCGGTGACAAGGGCGGCGAGTTCAACAAGGTCTATTTCGACACCTTCCAGCGCATCGTGCTGCGCGGTGAACCGGTCCGCGCGGTGCTCGATTCCCAGGCCGAAACCTTGCGCACGCTGATGACCCAGACCGCCGCGCCCTGCTGGGCTCCGGACAAGCCGAGCCAGGGCGCCTGCCCGGTGACCTGA
- a CDS encoding LacI family DNA-binding transcriptional regulator produces MSSLRELAQMLGLSITTVSRALDGYGDVAVATRERVLAAAETTGYRPNSAARRLRRGLTEIVTMVLPAEPGHFNEPLYIELLRSTGERLAQQGYDLTLIAALPGPDELKTYRRLIEGRRTDAIIVVRTRREDARLRYLTDIGFPFVAMGRSDFAEPYAYVDGDGEAAFHDAALRLTGLGHRRIGHLAAPSAFTFAHLRRSGFARAMRDAGLPGEIVEDSATEAGGYRAAGVMLAQAEPPSALLCATDSMALGAMRAVRERGLVAGRDIAIIGHDNIPAAAFSDPALATMELPIAATGRRLAEMALARIGGADPRDMTEINPVEFIPRASLGEARG; encoded by the coding sequence ATGAGTTCATTGCGCGAATTGGCGCAGATGCTGGGTTTGTCGATCACGACCGTGTCACGGGCGCTCGACGGTTATGGCGACGTCGCCGTCGCCACGCGCGAGCGTGTCCTCGCCGCAGCCGAGACGACCGGCTACCGGCCCAATTCCGCCGCCCGGCGGCTGCGGCGCGGACTGACCGAGATCGTCACCATGGTGCTTCCCGCTGAGCCCGGCCATTTCAACGAACCGCTCTATATCGAGTTGCTGAGATCGACCGGCGAACGGCTCGCCCAGCAAGGCTACGATCTGACGTTGATCGCCGCCCTGCCCGGCCCCGACGAACTCAAGACCTATCGCCGCCTCATCGAAGGCCGGCGTACCGACGCGATCATCGTCGTCCGCACCCGGCGCGAGGATGCGCGCCTGCGCTATCTCACCGATATCGGCTTCCCCTTCGTCGCGATGGGGCGCAGCGATTTCGCCGAGCCTTATGCCTATGTCGACGGCGATGGCGAGGCTGCCTTTCATGACGCCGCATTGCGATTGACCGGTCTCGGCCATCGCAGGATCGGCCATCTTGCCGCGCCATCCGCCTTCACCTTCGCGCATCTGCGCCGCAGCGGTTTCGCCCGCGCCATGCGCGACGCGGGACTTCCCGGTGAGATCGTCGAGGACAGCGCGACCGAGGCAGGCGGCTATCGCGCGGCGGGCGTCATGCTGGCGCAGGCGGAGCCGCCGAGCGCCCTGCTCTGCGCCACCGACAGCATGGCGCTGGGTGCGATGCGCGCCGTGCGCGAGCGGGGTCTCGTGGCCGGGCGCGACATCGCGATCATCGGCCACGACAACATCCCCGCAGCTGCGTTCTCCGACCCGGCGCTCGCGACCATGGAATTGCCGATCGCCGCGACGGGCCGCCGCCTCGCCGAAATGGCGCTGGCGCGCATCGGCGGCGCCGATCCTCGCGACATGACCGAGATCAACCCGGTCGAGTTCATCCCACGCGCATCCCTCGGGGAGGCGCGTGGCTGA
- a CDS encoding GntR family transcriptional regulator has product MSEVSASASRVEEQAEILRRLEEDIIFGRLAPGSRLVEDSLMARYGATRHFIRQALVQLERTGVVRREKNIGATVCSYSAEEVRQIYEVREMLTRQAVLMIALPAPAELIMRLKTIQADYARHAEAGDLRGIHETNDAFHIALFSACGNPYLVRSLQDYMGLTLPMRAKNLADREGLRLSLRQHDIMIELLQGTDSWALAQINIDHMQSSKADYLARTASIAGRTQLGLVD; this is encoded by the coding sequence ATGAGCGAAGTATCGGCATCAGCATCGCGTGTCGAGGAACAGGCCGAGATCCTCCGCCGGCTCGAGGAAGACATCATCTTCGGGCGTCTCGCGCCGGGCTCGCGGCTCGTCGAGGACAGCCTGATGGCCCGCTACGGAGCGACGCGGCACTTCATCCGGCAGGCTTTGGTTCAGCTGGAACGCACCGGCGTCGTCCGTCGCGAGAAGAATATCGGCGCGACCGTCTGTTCCTACTCGGCCGAAGAGGTCCGACAGATCTACGAAGTCCGCGAGATGCTGACCCGGCAGGCAGTGCTGATGATCGCGCTGCCGGCGCCAGCCGAACTCATCATGCGGCTGAAGACGATCCAGGCGGACTATGCCCGCCACGCCGAGGCCGGCGATCTGCGCGGCATCCACGAGACCAATGACGCGTTCCACATCGCTTTGTTCAGCGCCTGCGGCAATCCATATCTGGTGCGCAGCCTACAGGATTACATGGGCCTGACCTTGCCGATGCGGGCGAAGAACCTCGCCGACCGCGAGGGTTTGCGGCTCTCGTTGCGCCAGCACGACATCATGATCGAGCTGCTCCAAGGCACGGATTCCTGGGCGCTCGCGCAGATCAACATCGATCACATGCAGTCCAGCAAGGCCGATTATCTCGCACGCACCGCGTCGATCGCGGGTAGGACGCAACTCGGTCTCGTTGATTGA
- a CDS encoding Gfo/Idh/MocA family oxidoreductase, producing the protein MALPLRIGLIGAGWVTLYHLRGWQALAEEAVVVAIADPSDKASKNRVAEFGIGARYRSASEMLAAGGLDAVDIAAPRAAHAELVRLAADHGLPILCQKPLAPTLDEAQQLVADITGRVRLMVHENWRFRAYYRQAAQWIAQGRIGKVKAASLSLVTSGTVPNAEGRLTALERQPMLRGEQRMLVAEVLIHHLDTLRMLLGPMSVRAAVLSRTCPEILGEDGAVLHLETAGGAGVSVFASFAAYGAQPEQVDRLTLLGERGVIRLDGAELVFRSGGDEERISFDQAAVYQGAYTATLAHFLRSLRENTPFETSPEDNLETLRLVEDCYRLSGWESAGKSRTEGHAA; encoded by the coding sequence ATGGCTTTGCCGCTCAGGATCGGGCTGATCGGAGCCGGCTGGGTCACGCTCTACCATCTGCGCGGCTGGCAGGCGCTTGCCGAGGAGGCCGTGGTCGTGGCGATTGCCGATCCGTCGGATAAAGCGAGCAAAAACCGCGTCGCCGAGTTCGGTATCGGCGCACGCTACCGGAGCGCAAGCGAGATGCTGGCGGCAGGCGGCCTCGATGCGGTCGACATCGCCGCGCCACGTGCCGCCCATGCCGAATTGGTTCGTCTGGCAGCCGATCACGGGCTACCTATCCTGTGCCAGAAGCCGTTGGCTCCGACCCTGGACGAGGCCCAGCAACTGGTCGCTGACATTACCGGCCGGGTTCGGCTGATGGTGCATGAGAACTGGCGCTTCCGTGCCTATTACCGCCAGGCGGCGCAATGGATTGCGCAGGGCCGGATCGGCAAGGTCAAGGCGGCCTCGCTGTCGCTTGTCACCTCTGGCACGGTGCCGAATGCGGAGGGGCGGCTGACCGCTCTGGAGCGACAACCTATGCTGCGCGGCGAGCAGAGGATGCTCGTGGCCGAGGTGCTGATCCACCATCTCGATACACTGCGCATGCTGCTCGGCCCGATGAGCGTGCGCGCTGCGGTGCTGAGCCGGACCTGTCCCGAGATTCTTGGTGAAGACGGGGCGGTCCTGCATCTCGAAACGGCCGGCGGTGCAGGGGTTTCGGTCTTCGCGAGCTTTGCCGCATATGGCGCGCAGCCTGAACAGGTCGATCGCCTCACCCTCCTCGGCGAGCGCGGGGTGATCCGCCTCGACGGAGCCGAACTCGTCTTCAGGAGTGGAGGCGATGAAGAGCGGATCAGCTTCGATCAGGCTGCGGTCTATCAAGGGGCCTACACCGCGACGCTCGCCCATTTCCTCCGCAGCCTGCGCGAGAATACGCCGTTCGAGACCTCGCCGGAGGACAATCTCGAAACATTGCGTCTGGTCGAAGATTGCTATCGCCTCTCCGGCTGGGAGTCGGCAGGCAAAAGCAGGACAGAAGGACACGCGGCATGA
- a CDS encoding ABC transporter ATP-binding protein, with product MAVVGLDKISKRYGSGGPVVVDDVDLAIGDGEFMVLLGPSGCGKSTTLRMIAGLETISSGTLSINGRAVNNVPAKDRDIAMVFQSYALYPHMSVAENLAFGLRRRKIASDEVDRRVKEAAGLLGLTPLLARRPSALSGGQRQRVALGRAMVREPQVFLFDEPLSNLDAALRVNTRSEIIKQHHRLGSTMIYVTHDQVEAMTMGTRICVMNAGRVAQIGAPLEVYWQPADTFVARFLGSPPMNLLKATIAPDALHARSAAVEAPLTRWSDATLARIAGCEVTLGVRAEDLLIDAAALNGQPHGSIRGRTIAVEPLGAETLLLVETEGGTECIARLPRNVVAAPGEAVELFFSAEATYLFDAETGRAVPALATTPAAQKAAAQRKSH from the coding sequence ATGGCCGTCGTCGGACTCGACAAGATCAGCAAACGCTATGGCAGCGGCGGCCCGGTGGTGGTCGACGATGTCGACCTCGCCATCGGGGATGGCGAGTTCATGGTGCTGCTCGGGCCCTCGGGCTGCGGCAAGTCGACGACGCTGCGGATGATCGCGGGGCTGGAGACGATCAGCAGCGGCACGCTGTCGATCAATGGGCGGGCCGTCAACAACGTGCCGGCCAAGGATCGCGACATTGCGATGGTGTTCCAGTCCTACGCACTTTACCCGCATATGAGCGTGGCGGAGAACCTCGCCTTCGGCCTGCGCCGACGCAAGATCGCCTCGGACGAGGTCGATCGACGCGTCAAGGAAGCGGCTGGACTGCTCGGCCTGACCCCACTGCTGGCGCGTCGTCCGAGCGCGCTGTCGGGCGGGCAGCGCCAGCGCGTCGCGCTTGGCCGCGCCATGGTGCGCGAGCCGCAGGTCTTCCTGTTCGACGAGCCGCTCTCGAATCTCGATGCCGCGCTTCGGGTCAACACGCGCAGCGAGATCATCAAGCAGCATCATCGGCTCGGCTCGACCATGATCTACGTCACGCACGACCAGGTCGAAGCGATGACCATGGGCACGCGCATCTGCGTGATGAATGCTGGCCGGGTCGCGCAGATCGGTGCGCCGCTGGAGGTCTATTGGCAGCCGGCCGACACCTTCGTGGCGCGCTTCCTGGGCTCGCCACCGATGAACCTGCTGAAGGCGACGATCGCCCCCGATGCCCTGCATGCGCGCAGTGCCGCGGTTGAAGCGCCGCTGACGCGCTGGTCTGACGCCACGCTTGCCAGGATCGCCGGGTGCGAGGTGACACTCGGCGTGCGTGCCGAGGATTTGCTGATCGATGCGGCAGCGTTGAACGGCCAGCCGCATGGCTCGATCAGGGGACGTACCATCGCCGTCGAACCGCTCGGCGCCGAGACGCTGCTTCTGGTCGAGACTGAAGGCGGCACCGAGTGCATCGCGCGCCTGCCGCGCAATGTCGTGGCCGCGCCGGGCGAAGCCGTCGAACTCTTCTTTTCAGCTGAGGCCACCTATCTGTTCGACGCTGAGACCGGCCGGGCGGTTCCCGCCTTGGCGACCACGCCTGCCGCGCAGAAAGCCGCCGCCCAGCGGAAATCCCATTGA
- a CDS encoding carbohydrate ABC transporter permease — protein MAQSSALAQHPAPLPRLFSRGALALILAIYTLYTLGPFLWLATMSVRTTAEISADHYAWPRPFHWEQFRSAWVDSDFATYFWNSTLVVVGAVAVVTLIGAAAAHALARYRFRGNRLIYGILFSSIIFPPQITLISLYQILVDYNLYNSLLGLSLVYVSLQLPLTVYLLEGFFARIPQDLFDAAKMDGYGDLEIFWRIVLPVGMPAIATTLILNFIQLWNEFLFAVVLITDPEKRTLPIGIRAFMGDHFQDIGMIATGVMISVIPVIIAYVFFSEKLIRGMTAGAIK, from the coding sequence ATGGCGCAAAGCTCCGCTCTCGCGCAACACCCCGCGCCATTGCCACGCCTGTTCAGCCGAGGCGCGCTTGCCCTGATCCTTGCGATCTACACCCTCTATACGCTCGGCCCTTTCCTGTGGCTGGCGACAATGTCGGTGCGCACCACCGCGGAGATCAGCGCTGACCACTATGCCTGGCCGCGGCCGTTCCACTGGGAGCAGTTCAGGAGCGCCTGGGTGGATTCCGACTTCGCGACCTATTTCTGGAATTCGACGCTGGTCGTGGTCGGGGCCGTGGCGGTCGTCACGCTGATCGGGGCGGCGGCCGCGCATGCGCTAGCGCGCTATCGCTTCCGCGGCAACCGGCTGATCTACGGCATCCTGTTCTCGTCGATCATCTTCCCGCCGCAGATCACGCTGATCTCGCTCTATCAGATCCTGGTCGACTACAATCTCTACAACAGCCTGCTCGGCCTCAGCCTCGTCTATGTCTCGCTGCAACTGCCGCTGACGGTCTATCTGCTGGAAGGCTTCTTCGCCCGCATCCCGCAGGACCTGTTCGACGCCGCCAAGATGGACGGCTATGGCGATCTGGAGATATTCTGGCGCATCGTCCTGCCGGTCGGCATGCCGGCGATCGCGACCACGCTGATCCTGAACTTCATCCAGCTCTGGAACGAGTTCCTGTTCGCGGTGGTGCTGATCACCGACCCGGAGAAGCGCACGCTGCCGATCGGCATCCGCGCCTTCATGGGCGACCATTTCCAGGATATCGGCATGATTGCGACGGGCGTGATGATTTCGGTCATCCCGGTCATCATCGCCTATGTCTTCTTCTCCGAGAAACTCATCCGCGGCATGACTGCCGGCGCGATCAAGTAG
- a CDS encoding sugar ABC transporter permease: MPEAIALNVKTSDREASTSARSLADPRRASRVVLAIFLAPALLVYCGLTAYPAFRTIFDSFFTIEGIEATFVGLANYRELISDETFWIAVRNTLIWSFVAPVLDVATGLLLALALYAGVPFARFLRVAWFTPVLLSYVVVAILWMWIFNYDWGILNAMLRAVGLDGLASSWLGDPHLALASVIVTHAWKWAGFNMVVCLAAIHSLPREVLEASELDNCGWGEKLRYIIIPMLRPTLLSLYILAFIGKMKIFDLVWIMTQGGPLWATETVSTYVYKRAFNWNTFDLGYPSAIATVWFLVVCASVVILNRLLSTRDRLEY; this comes from the coding sequence ATGCCGGAGGCGATTGCCTTGAACGTCAAGACGAGCGACCGGGAGGCTTCCACCTCCGCCCGGTCGCTCGCCGACCCCCGCCGCGCGAGCCGCGTCGTGCTTGCGATCTTTCTGGCGCCGGCACTTCTGGTCTATTGCGGGTTGACCGCCTATCCGGCCTTTCGGACCATCTTCGACAGCTTCTTCACGATCGAGGGGATCGAGGCCACCTTCGTCGGCCTCGCCAATTATCGCGAGCTGATCTCCGACGAGACCTTCTGGATCGCGGTGCGCAATACGCTGATCTGGTCGTTCGTTGCGCCGGTGCTCGATGTCGCGACTGGCCTGCTGCTGGCGCTGGCGCTCTATGCCGGGGTTCCGTTCGCCCGCTTCCTGCGCGTCGCCTGGTTCACGCCGGTGCTGTTGTCCTATGTCGTGGTCGCGATCCTGTGGATGTGGATCTTCAACTACGATTGGGGCATCCTGAATGCGATGCTACGCGCGGTCGGGCTCGATGGCCTCGCCTCGTCCTGGCTCGGCGATCCCCATCTTGCCCTGGCGTCGGTCATCGTTACCCATGCTTGGAAATGGGCCGGTTTCAACATGGTGGTCTGCCTCGCCGCGATCCATTCGCTGCCGCGCGAGGTGCTCGAGGCGTCCGAACTCGACAATTGCGGTTGGGGCGAAAAGCTCCGCTACATCATCATTCCGATGCTGCGGCCAACGCTGCTTTCACTCTACATCCTGGCGTTCATCGGCAAGATGAAGATCTTCGACCTCGTCTGGATCATGACGCAGGGTGGCCCGCTCTGGGCGACCGAGACGGTCTCGACCTATGTCTACAAGCGCGCATTCAACTGGAACACTTTCGATCTCGGCTATCCGTCGGCAATCGCGACGGTGTGGTTCCTGGTCGTGTGCGCCTCCGTCGTGATCCTCAACCGCCTCCTGAGCACGCGCGACCGGCTGGAGTACTGA
- a CDS encoding ABC transporter substrate-binding protein gives MRLRAIGLAVLTAASLGSAGLALAQEKQITMWSNWPDEPAKKDWVAARVKEFEAANKQCSVKLSFIPKADIYTQAKSAVRTGQAPDIFYMEPDQPEFLAGGFLEPLDSYVDLANLEDWAKPAWASKGKVYGVPVEAYTVELYYNKDLVKKVGVNVPASFQLSQAQFLDLVKKGAAAGITPVSQGVGDRPFPGGQLLFESLLRKLGSDDYAKLLNGELSFKDPRVVEVMNWVKELVDAGAYPKSFATLKLGESHFYFYNTPGALTFPDPSWFTGRAFAEPEKGGMPANFPLGIMKFPAMDKGNCPECKTLAIGGSFVMFSKSKNKDCAGAMLKSMATPENGTKWIGEVSLQSGLKSDQDKIVSPRKDYFAELNARNKDAKYFFGTPLLYYRAKCADTYVQVMNNAFPAGLLSVQEAAEKMDGACLKK, from the coding sequence ATGAGACTTCGCGCTATCGGTTTAGCCGTCCTGACGGCTGCTTCCCTCGGCAGTGCGGGCCTCGCGCTCGCCCAGGAGAAGCAGATCACGATGTGGAGCAATTGGCCCGACGAGCCGGCCAAGAAGGACTGGGTCGCGGCCCGCGTGAAGGAATTCGAGGCGGCCAACAAGCAGTGCTCGGTGAAGCTCAGCTTCATCCCGAAAGCCGACATCTACACCCAGGCGAAGTCGGCTGTGCGCACCGGCCAGGCGCCGGACATCTTCTACATGGAGCCCGACCAGCCGGAGTTCCTGGCAGGCGGCTTCCTGGAACCGCTCGATTCCTATGTCGATCTGGCGAATCTGGAGGATTGGGCCAAGCCGGCCTGGGCCTCGAAGGGCAAGGTCTACGGCGTGCCTGTCGAGGCCTATACGGTCGAACTCTATTACAACAAGGATCTGGTCAAGAAGGTCGGCGTCAATGTTCCCGCGTCCTTCCAGTTGTCGCAGGCACAGTTCCTCGATCTGGTGAAAAAGGGCGCGGCCGCCGGCATCACGCCGGTTTCGCAAGGCGTCGGCGACCGGCCCTTCCCGGGCGGCCAGTTGCTGTTCGAGTCGCTGCTGCGCAAGCTCGGCTCCGACGACTACGCCAAGCTGCTCAATGGCGAGCTGTCTTTCAAAGACCCGCGCGTCGTCGAGGTCATGAACTGGGTCAAGGAACTGGTCGATGCCGGCGCCTATCCCAAGAGCTTCGCGACACTGAAGCTCGGCGAATCCCATTTCTATTTCTACAATACGCCGGGCGCGCTGACCTTCCCTGATCCGAGTTGGTTCACCGGACGCGCCTTCGCCGAGCCCGAAAAGGGCGGCATGCCCGCGAACTTTCCGCTCGGCATCATGAAATTCCCGGCCATGGACAAGGGCAATTGCCCGGAATGCAAGACGCTGGCGATCGGCGGTAGCTTCGTGATGTTCTCCAAGAGCAAGAACAAGGATTGCGCCGGGGCCATGCTGAAATCCATGGCAACCCCCGAAAACGGCACGAAGTGGATCGGCGAAGTCTCGCTCCAGAGCGGGCTCAAATCCGATCAGGACAAGATCGTGAGCCCGCGGAAGGATTATTTCGCCGAGCTGAACGCACGCAACAAGGACGCGAAATACTTCTTCGGCACGCCGCTGCTCTACTATCGGGCCAAATGCGCCGACACCTATGTCCAGGTCATGAATAACGCCTTCCCGGCTGGCTTGCTGAGCGTTCAGGAGGCGGCCGAGAAGATGGACGGCGCTTGCCTGAAGAAGTGA